The following is a genomic window from Schistocerca gregaria isolate iqSchGreg1 unplaced genomic scaffold, iqSchGreg1.2 ptg001195l, whole genome shotgun sequence.
acacacgcgagacagatttctaAAGTTGTATAGGACCGTTTGGCTAATTTGCACGTATAATTGGTCGGTTTGTCTGAATACAGTGGGCGGATCCTCTTTGCGGAATTAGCGTTTTAAATTTCGAGCCGGCCAGAATATTACTTGCATTTCTCTGGAATCACGCTAATCGGAGTTGTTGCTTAGACGTCGTGGACGGAAATCAGAGTGCAAATTCTTAGACAGAGATGGTTGCATAGTGCCGAATttggacacacgcgagacagatcagtGACTTTATCTAGGACCGAGGCAGCGTTTTTAGCAAACTGAGAGTAGAAGAGATGGATGGATTCTTGCTTCTTTTTAAACTTGTTCGGGATCAAGGTCATTCTGGATGAATAGTGGGAAGGTTAGGCATAGCCTCTAGTTGCACCGGGGTTGGCTCGCTTACGATGAGTGCGAGCTCGCTGAGGAGGCACCAGACGTCCTCTGGATTCAGAACATAGAGCAAGTGGTATAGTTCGATTGCCTTTTCACGCAAAGCGTCCGGTTGGAGTTCAGCCAAGTAGAACCAGCAAGTGCTCGCTATATCTCTTAGCACAGATGCTGGCATTTTGACATGAGAAAGAGTGGTATGCAAGTAGTTCAAGATTGAGCATTGAATCTCATAGGACTGTGAACGTAGAAACGTGATTTCTTGACCTTTAGAGGTTGAGTATTGAGTCGTAGTATTGGCACTTTGCATTGCTCGGACACCGGTCTCAAGGAATATATTATATTGGTTGATTCTTTTCTTTAGGATTGGCCAAATATCGTCGATAAATCGTCTTGTGAGGAAGCCGCGAGCGCAAATACTCAAATTTTGCATAACCTGCAGAGTTTTGTTCATGATTCGATAGTCAGTGTCGGCCAACCTTATTTTCAGAGGCTCCCATATTAGGTGCAAAGTTGGTAGCATGATACGCTTGTGCTCCGCCAAGATGAAAAACGCCAGACCAATCGTATCCAAGACGAGAACACAAGTTTCGAGCGATTTGATGGAAGTCCAGTGCTGTAACTTTTCGACGATACTCTTGACAAAGTTGTACCCGGGCGTATCATCTAGATTTATTTCTTCTTCGTCGCTTTCGTGTTCTTCGATACTTTGATCCTCTCCCTCGTGTCCCGCTTGCTCTTTGTTCTTGTGGTGGTCCAAAAAGTACTCTTCTGGATTGATGGCATGCGCGTCTGGTTGGCTTAAAGACTTCGTCGCCTCTTCGATCCATTTGAGGTGGGCCTTTTTCTCGTTGATACGGGCTAGAATGAATCCACTCAAAGAGAGGGGTTTATGCCTCGAGCTTGGGcggaaatttatttttttctcgtAAACTGGTTTACCTATTCGCTCGCACCTTTGAATCCAATCGGCGATAGACACGCTCCTTTCAGGTATTAAATTGGGTTGCTGCATTTTTGGTTCTGTTCGAcagtgattgactgatctagctcgAGAGCGACTCGATCGTCGATGCTGAAATCGGCTAGCCATTCAATTTGGACTTTGTACTTTTTGAACCATGACGAGTGTCTGCAAATAATAACCACGACCTGATGTAGGATACTCAAGAAAGCGACAGTGTATTTAGGATTTCGCTCGTCCAGGCATCTGAAGACCTCATCCAGTACGTCTCCTAATATCGGGATCACCAAATCGCCCGCGTATCTCAAGATCCCACGCAAGACCCTCAAGGTACTTTCATAGTCACGAAGATATTTGATGTGATAGACGAGAGAGTCGACCACGTAATCCATATTCTGTCTTACCAGTTCTAGCACGGACGAATATCCGATATAATAGGCGATTTGAAGCATGGTGTACCACGTAGACAGTGAAATTACGTCATTGATGTCTCCTAACTTGGACAGCATTGGATAGAGTACTCGCTTCAGCTCAAAGTTGAATTTTCCACCGAGAAGCATGCTGAGGTTTGCGATTCCCTCCAGCGCGAAGATGGAGCTGTACACATTCGAGATTGGCGACGGTTTTGCGTGAGTGCAGCAGTTCGAGGCGGTCGTTTCTTCTGGGTCTTCCTGCCACACCTCTGGAGAAAGATAGCAATCTAAGACAGTATCTAAAAGTTCTTGAAGCGCCGCTTTTTTTCTCGGGCTTATTCTGGATCTGAAGTCGCTCGAGGGGTCTTTGAATCCGGCCGCGCCCAGGATGGTTTCGTTTATGATGAAAAGAACGAGCGGGTGATGAATGTGGCTTTCTGTAGAAGCGGACAGCTTGGAGAAGAGTAGGTCGAATACCAAGTTCAAGTCCATCGAAAACCCGACCAACCTGAGTACGGACCTAATCAGTTGAAAAACTTGCTGGTGCCGGAAATGTACAAAGTTGTGCTGGTAGAATTGCTGATATCTTTGTCTGCAAGTTTCGAGCGACGGATCATACGAGTCGGGAAGTCCGACCCTGTCCTGATTGGATTCCAGAGCCAGGATGTTGGTTTTTCTCTGAGTCATGGAAACGTCGGAAGAGGTTAGTTCGAGCATTTCGAGGATGGCAGCAATCAGTTTTGGTAGGAAGTTGGGGTTGGATAAGGAGAGGTTCTCCTCAAAGATGCGCAAATATCCTGCTATTAACCCGAGAATTTGGATTTTTTTGTTGTCATTGCAGTCTCGCGTCAGTCTTGGAAGGCTCTTTACAAATGTGGTCAGGTTTTCGGTTAGGGTATCTTTGAGTTGGAGCCGACTTACTTGCGAGCTATAGGACGTCAGGAAGTGCTCTATTTCCCTATTGCAGTATGCAGCGACGTCTGGATATTCATCATTGGAAAATAGAATTAACACGTTGAACAGAAGCGGAATGGAGGTCGCCAGAGTTCCGAGACAACGACGAATAATTGAAGACGCGGATTTAGCAAGTTGAAGCCTTATTTTTG
Proteins encoded in this region:
- the LOC126329590 gene encoding TELO2-interacting protein 1 homolog; protein product: MENDQFRQAIFDALNLTLEKNSIVVNDDLFLRIHQPLLLILNTDYAHLNPSSNNALLNPENTSSILSEEERAGILDLCIHAWRAYKPPSLFQASAISQPSKTHQNVFCDKSILPSFGFIVYRFLQWAGHDKNRNIQIKALRAIRLLSVSRVYLEMASSLIPGIFTIATKIIIGDFKQGQQVLCEALKLISKTCTCILSDKSNPSLLASELDNVKNILAMLCQYSSKFTTDPKNDIQIPQNDRPRATESSSLDIQGPNETQLIIRRDAVWFKKTSYHVNIVFTNIFSITRLTSNEATKNASMTSIVLQSPKIRLQLAKSASSIIRRCLGTLATSIPLLFNVLILFSNDEYPDVAAYCNREIEHFLTSYSSQVSRLQLKDTLTENLTTFVKSLPRLTRDCNDNKKIQILGLIAGYLRIFEENLSLSNPNFLPKLIAAILEMLELTSSDVSMTQRKTNILALESNQDRVGLPDSYDPSLETCRQRYQQFYQHNFVHFRHQQVFQLIRSVLRLVGFSMDLNLVFDLLFSKLSASTESHIHHPLVLFIINETILGAAGFKDPSSDFRSRISPRKKAALQELLDTVLDCYLSPEVWQEDPEETTASNCCTHAKPSPISNVYSSIFALEGIANLSMLLGGKFNFELKRVLYPMLSKLGDINDVISLSTWYTMLQIAYYIGYSSVLELVRQNMDYVVDSLVYHIKYLRDYESTLRVLRGILRYAGDLVIPILGDVLDEVFRCLDERNPKYTVAFLSILHQVVVIICRHSSWFKKYKVQIEWLADFSIDDRVALELDQSITVEQNQKCSNPI